A window of Kineococcus sp. NBC_00420 genomic DNA:
ACCCACCGCCGAGGGCCGGGCGCCGTCCGCGTGCCGGTCCAGGAGTGTTCACCGAGCCGGTGCCGAGACGTCGCCGCAGCGTTCGGCCGACCGTCGGGTCAGCGGGCGGGCCGGGTCGGGTCGAGGGTGCGGGAGGTGACCCGGCCGAACTCGTCCACGATCACCTGCGTGGTGCGGCGCCGGGCGGCGCGGACACGGGCGACGACCAGCCAGACCGGCAGCCAGCAGCCGAGGCTGCAGATCGAGCCGATGAGGTGGCGGCGGTGGGAAGTGGTGCGTCCCCAGCGGAGGACCGCCTGGTGCGCGCCCGCCGACTCCACCACCGCGCCCTCCGCCTGCCAGCGGCGCAGAGCGAGGTGGAGCACCCGGGCCCGCTCGACGTCGCCCGAGAGCAGGGGCGGCGCCTCGGGGACCGGGTCGGAGGATCCGGCCCGGCCGGTTCCGCCGACGACCCGTGCGTCGCCTCGCGACGGCTTCCAACGTTCCAGCAGGGACAACGCGGTTCTCCGATGTCTAGCAGTTCCAGACCTTCTGCTAGATGTTTCGGGAAGTGGTTGCGCATTCTTGAGGTGCTGCCGACCCCCTCCGGGACCGGCGCGCGAGAGGTCGTGGACTCGACGGGACGCCGAGACGTCAGCGCCGCGCCCCCGCGCACACCGTCAGCCCGCGGCGTGGACCGGTGTCGCGCAGTCCGCCACCGGAGCCGCCAGCTCACGGGCCGCCCGACCCGCGATCGCGACGGCGGTGGTGCGCAGCACGGGGTCGAGTTCGTGCTGCGGATCGCGCCAGACGGCGACCAGCACGTGGCTGACGCCACCGTGGCCGGTGGTGACGGGGACGGTGAGGATCGCCGCGGCCCCGAGGTGGCGGGTGAGGTCACTCTCCTCCAGGCTGCTGGTCGCGGCGTCCGGCACCCACACCGGGCGCCCGGTGGCGATCGAGCGGGCGACGGCGCTGCGTCCGGTGAGGTCGAAACCGACCCGGGTCAGCAGGTGGGGGTCGACGTCGCCCCGGTGCTCGAGCAGTTGCCACGGCCCGGCGCCCGACGGCGCGGGGTGCACCACGAGGCTGTGGTCGGGCCGGAGCAGCTCGTGGACCGCGGTGGCGAACGTCGCGACCACCCGGTCCGGGCCGGGGACCCGGTGGTGTCCGTCGTCGAGCTCGGCCACCGCTCGCAGCATGTTCCGCGCACCGTCGAGCCGGTCGGCGACGTCGATCCCGGCGAGGTGGTCGGCCACCACGTCGGCGAGCAGCTGCAGCTGGCTGCGCTGGAGGTCGCTCGAGGGCAGCAGCCCGCGGTCGTAGGCGCACAGGACGCCCAGGACCCGCCCCGCCGCGTCGATCACCGGGGCGCCGACGTAGTGCTGGATCCCCGCCTGCGAGGCCGAACCCCCCGCGCCGCGCCCGTCGGTCGAGGGGTCGAGGTGCAGGACGTCGTGCTGCTGCACCGTCCAGGCGCAGGGGGTGCCGTCACGGGGAGCGAGGGCGGTCTCGTGGCCGTGAGGAGCCAGCAGGTGCACGTGCTCCTCGGTGACGGCGTTGAAGCTGGCGAACTGCGTCCCGCTGACGGCGGCGGCCAGGGCCGTGATGCTGCTCAGCACGTCCGCAGAGCTGCGGGCGGAGCGCAGGACGGTGTGGGCCAACTGCACCCGCTCCTCCTCGTCGGCGCCGCGAGGGGCCGGCGCGGGTTCCGCCGCGGAAGGGGCTCCGGAACCCACGGGGGCGCTCGGGAAGACGTCGGCGGCCGGGACCGGCCGGGCGAAGTGGAACCCCTGCAGGACGTCGGCGCCCAGGGCGTGGATGAGGTCGGCGGTGGAGGCGTCCTCCACCCCTTCGGCCACGACCTCCATCGACAACCGGTGGGCGAGGTCGACCAGGGCCCGCACGATGGCGGTGTCGGCGGGGACCTGCGCGGCGGCGGCCACGAAGCAGCGGTCGATCTTCAGTTCGTCGACCTCGAGCTGGCGCAGCATCGTCAGCGAGGTGTAGCCGGTGCCGAAGTCGTCCAGGGAGATGCGCGCCCCGGCGGCGCGCAGGTCGGCCAGGACGGCGCCGGCGCCCTCGGGGTCGCCCAGCAGGGCGCTCTCGGTGACCTCCAGGGTGAGGACGCCGTCGCCCAGGTGGTTCTCGGCGACGGCCCGGCGCACCGCGTTGAGCAGCGCGGGGTCGGCGAGCACGACCGGGGAGACGTTGACCGACACCCCCACGTCGTGACCCTCCGCGCGCCAGGCGGCGCACTGGGCGGCGGCGGTGCGCAGCACCCAGTAGGTGAGACCGACGATGGCCTGGCTGCGCTCGGCGAGGGGGATGAACGCGCCCGGGCCGAGCAGCCCGCGTTCGGGGTGCTGCCAGCGCACGAGGGCCTCCACGCCGACGGTGCGGCCGGTGCCGGCGGCGACGAGGCGCTGGTAGTGCACCCGCAGCTGGCCCGCCTCGACGGCGGCGGGCAGCTCGGCGTGCAGGCGCAGCGCGTCGGCGTCGAAGGCCGCCTCGCCCTCGGCCACGGCGACGTGCTCCTGGTCGCCGGCGGCGCGCACCGCCGCGACGTCGGCCAGCGCGAGCAGCTCCTCGACCTCCCGGCCGTGCTGCGGAGCGCACGCCACACCGATCGAGACGTCGGGGCGCACCGTCAGACCCTGGCCGGGACCGTCGCCGCTCAGGACGACGTGCTCGCGCAGCACGTCGAGCAGCACCCGTCCCTCGGCGCGGCACGTGCTGGTGGCCTCGCCCGAGCCGTCGAGCTCGGCGGGACGCACGACGGCCAGGGAGTCCTGGTCGATGCGGGCGACGACGGCGCCCGGCAGGTCGGCGGCGCGGCGGGCGCACTCGGCGATGACCTCCTCGGCGGCGGCGGGACCCAGGGCCAGGCGCAGGTCGCGCAGGTCGTCGAAGTGGGCGACGCTCACCGTCGCCTGCCCGGCCAGACCCTCGCTCGCCTGCAACTGTTCGGCGCAGCTCTCGAACAGCCCTCTGCGGTTCAGCAGTTCCGACCCGCCGTCGCGACGGGCGCGGCGTGCGGCCAGGGACAGCAGCGAGCGGACGCCGAGGACCGGCAGCACGGTGGTGGCGGGCAGGACGGCCAGCCACCCCGCGACCTGGCCGGGGTGCCCGGAGGCGAGGAGGGCGGTGGGCAGCAGCAGGAACGGCAGCGCGGTGGCGGCGAGCATGCCGCGCACCGAGCGCAGGAACGGGATGTGCGCCGCGGTCGCGCAGTAGAGCGCGACGAACACACCGACCGCGGGCGAGCCGTCGGCGGCGTAGACGCAGACCGAGGTGGTCACCGCCGCGCCGACGAGGGCGGCCCGGTGGCTGAGCAGCGGCCACGCGGGGACGAGCAGCAGTCCCGCACCACTGAGGAGACCCGAGACGGCGATCGTGAGGATCGCCCCGTCGTGCACGCCGGTCCAGCCGGGCAGCAGCGCGACGGAGGCGGTGATGAGGCTGGCGACCAGGTACTCGACCGCCACGAGGCGGCGCCCGGGTCCTCCGTCGCCGAGGTCGACGATCGGCTCGCGCTGCTGACTAGTCACTATCTAGAAGTCGGGTGGTGGAGCGCCGTCCTCCATGCTCCGTCCGGGTGAACTGCGAACGGTGGACGGCCGGGTCAGGCCGTCTGGGGCGTGAGCGCCCCGCCCCGGGCCAGGGTGGCGATCCGCTGGGAGGCCAGGCCGTCGCCGTAGGGGCTGGGGGTCGCCGCCAGGCGGGCCAGCACCTGCGGGGAGGACATCCGCTCGGCGTGCTCGACGAGGTGCTCGGGCTCGCTCAGCACGGAGAACCCCGCGGCCACCGACTCGGGACGTTCGGTGCTGGTCCGGACGACCACGAGCGGCTTCTTCAGGACCGTGACCTCCTCCTGCAGCCCGCCGGAGTCGGACACCAGCAGCGACGCGCTGCGGGTGAAGGCCAGGAAGGTCCGGTAGTCCACCGGGGGCAGCACCTGCACCGCGGCCGGGACCGCCGTGCCCCAGGTGGCCAGCGCCTTGCGGGTCCTGGGGTGCAGCGGCAGGGCCACGGGGGAGCCGAGACGACCCAGCCCGTCGAGCAGTGCGCCCAGCCGCGCCGGGTCGTCGGTGTTCTCCGGACGGTGCACCGTGGCCAGCACGAACCGTTCCGGGAGCCCGTGCGCGGCGAGCAGGCGGGCACCTTCCGCCTCGTCCGGGAGCAGGTTCGCGACCGCCTCCACGATGGGGTTGCCGGTCACGAAGACGGCCTCGGCGGGCACGGCGCCGTCGAGGAGGTTGCGTGCGTTCTCCGGGGTGGCGGCGCAGTGCACGTCGGCGAGCGCCGACACCAGCAGGCGGTTCGTCTCCTCCGGCATCGCCCGGTCGTGGCTGCGCAACCCCGCCTCGACGTGCACGACCGGGATCCCGAGGTAGTGCCCGGCCTGCGCACCGGCGTTGGTCGTGTTCGTGTCGCCCTGGACGACGACGGCTCGCGGACGGCTGCGGGTGAAGAGCTGCGAGAGCTGATCCACCATCGTGGCGACCTGCTGGGCGCGGGTGCCGCCGCCGACGCCGGCGAGCGTCGGGGCCGTGACGGGCAGGCCGCAGGAGCGGAACACCGCGTCGGTGAGCTCGGCGTCGTAGTGCTGTCCGGTGAAGACCGGGTGCCCGTCCGCCCCGAGCGCGAGCAGGACGGGGGCCAGCTTGATGATCTCGGGACGGGTGCCGAAGACGACGGCGACCTTCCCGGTGAGGTTCTCAGCCACGGCTCCCGCTCCTCGCGCTCAGGGCGTGCAGGACGGGACGGCGGAAGCGCCAGCCGAGCACGGCGAGCGCCGCGGCGCTCAACGGTGCGGCGGGTCCGGGGAGGGCGTTGGTGGGGACGGTCTTCGCGTTGGCGCCGCAGGTGACGGTGCCGACGTTGACGGCGGCGACGGTCCCGCTCAGGAGGTTGATGGTGAGGGCGGTGGCCTGGACGCTGCCGGGGCCGGCGGGGGTGCTCGTGGCCCGCAGTCCCAGCTGGGCGGCGCCCGGCACGACGACACCGGAGTTCTCGGCGGGGGAGCTGTTCAGGACGATCGTCGGGATCCCGGCGACGAACACCTTGGCGTTGGTCAGCTTGACGGTGTTCGTCGTGGTGCCGGCGGACGCGGCGGTGCAGGACGCGAGGATCGCGTCGGCCTTGATGACCGTCCCGGCGACCAGGGTGATCTGCACCCCGCTGGAGCCCCCGCCGGTGACGGCGCAGGTCCCGTCGGCACCCACGGTGATGACGCCACCCGCACCGACGAGTCCGGCGCAGGCGGCGGAGGAGCCGTCGGCGCGGGCCACGGCCGTCTGCACCAGGGTGCCGGCGGTGATGCCGCCCTGACCGCCCAGCAGGGACAGCGCCGGGGTCTGCGCGGTCGTCTGCGTCGCGCCGGACCCGGGGTTCGAGGCGGACACCGTGTTCGAGGTGACGGCCGAGACGCCGAGGACGCCGACGGTCACCGCGTTGGCGGTGGCCACCGAGGTGTCGGCCGCGGCGGACCCCGCGCTCACCAACCCCAGTGCGGCGGCTCCGGCGACGCCCGCGGTGAGCAGGCGTCCCCAGTGACGGGGTTTCGTGTTCTCGTCCATGGTCCTGCTCCTCAGCTGCTCGGGAGGGGTGAGGGGATCGGGGTGTTCGCGACGGGCCGGTCGTGGGTCCGGGCGGTCTTGTGCCACTCGGTGTGGCCCTTGAGGACGCGGAACAGCGCGCGCCAGGCGCAGATCTGCAGCAGGTAGCCGTAGCCGATGTTGGCCACGGCCATCCACAGCGCCCCGCGCCGGGTGACGAACGTCCCGCAGTGGCTGCGGTAGAAGAACCCCCACAGGGCGTGGGGCAGCACCCCGAAGAGCAGGCCCAGCGGGATGAGGCCCCAGGCCCCGGCCAGCAACCACCGGTCGGCGCCCTGGGGGTCGCTGAAGGCGTAGTAGAGGGTGACGATCGAGGTCAGCGGGAACACGACGCTGCCGAAGACCTGGGAGAACGGGACCCACATGTAGTGCGCGATCTCCAGGGCGCCGGAGATGGAGATGCGCTCGGAGTTCAGGACGCGCCACAGGTAGCGCAGGCACTGGATGTTGCCCTGCGACCAGCGGGTGCGCTGGCGCAGCAGGGGTCCCACCTCGCTCAGGCCGTCCTGGGCGACGAACGTGTCGTGGCAGTACTCGGTGCGGTGCCCGGCCAGCAGGACGTGCAGACCGAGTTCGAAGTCCTCCAGCAGGGCTCCGTGCCACGGCGTGCCGTTGTCGCGGGCGACGTCGTCGAGGGCGGTGAGGCGGGTGAACTGCCCGTTGCCGCCCATCGCGACGCTGCCGGTGCGCCGGCGCAGGAACTGCATCGCCGCGATGGGGCCGGCGAACTCCAGGTCCTGCAGGCGCACGAGGACGTGGTCACCCCGGGTGCGGGCCCGGGAACCGACGAGGCGGTCCAGGTCGGTCCCGACGAGGGCGTCGACGTCCTCGGTGATGCGGACCTGGACCTGCACCGCCCCCACCGTCGGGTCCCCGAACAGCGTCGGGCCGGCGACGACGTCGGGGCAGAACTGCTCCAGGCGCCCGTCCGCGTCCACGACACCGACGACCACGCGGGAACGGTCGCCGTCTGCGGGAACTTCCGCGCAGATCCGCCGGTAGGCGTCGTTGAGGGCTTCGCCCTTGCCCTTGCGGGCCTCCGGGGGGCGGCGGCTGACGACGCGGACCTTCTCGTGCCGGGTCGCCAGCCAGGTGATCAGCTCGTGGGTGTGGTCGCGGGAGTCGTCGTCGATGCACCACACGGTCGCCTCGGGGAAGTTGTCCAGCAGGTGCTGGACGGTGCCCACGATGACCGTCTCCTCGTCCAGGCAGGGGATGAGGATGTGCCAGTCGAAGTCCGCGCGGTCACCGAGTTCCACCTCGCGGTTGCGCAGGAAGGGGCGCAGGACGGTGATGACGTAGCTGAGGAACAGCACGCACAGCACGAAGGCGGC
This region includes:
- a CDS encoding EAL domain-containing protein; translation: MTSQQREPIVDLGDGGPGRRLVAVEYLVASLITASVALLPGWTGVHDGAILTIAVSGLLSGAGLLLVPAWPLLSHRAALVGAAVTTSVCVYAADGSPAVGVFVALYCATAAHIPFLRSVRGMLAATALPFLLLPTALLASGHPGQVAGWLAVLPATTVLPVLGVRSLLSLAARRARRDGGSELLNRRGLFESCAEQLQASEGLAGQATVSVAHFDDLRDLRLALGPAAAEEVIAECARRAADLPGAVVARIDQDSLAVVRPAELDGSGEATSTCRAEGRVLLDVLREHVVLSGDGPGQGLTVRPDVSIGVACAPQHGREVEELLALADVAAVRAAGDQEHVAVAEGEAAFDADALRLHAELPAAVEAGQLRVHYQRLVAAGTGRTVGVEALVRWQHPERGLLGPGAFIPLAERSQAIVGLTYWVLRTAAAQCAAWRAEGHDVGVSVNVSPVVLADPALLNAVRRAVAENHLGDGVLTLEVTESALLGDPEGAGAVLADLRAAGARISLDDFGTGYTSLTMLRQLEVDELKIDRCFVAAAAQVPADTAIVRALVDLAHRLSMEVVAEGVEDASTADLIHALGADVLQGFHFARPVPAADVFPSAPVGSGAPSAAEPAPAPRGADEEERVQLAHTVLRSARSSADVLSSITALAAAVSGTQFASFNAVTEEHVHLLAPHGHETALAPRDGTPCAWTVQQHDVLHLDPSTDGRGAGGSASQAGIQHYVGAPVIDAAGRVLGVLCAYDRGLLPSSDLQRSQLQLLADVVADHLAGIDVADRLDGARNMLRAVAELDDGHHRVPGPDRVVATFATAVHELLRPDHSLVVHPAPSGAGPWQLLEHRGDVDPHLLTRVGFDLTGRSAVARSIATGRPVWVPDAATSSLEESDLTRHLGAAAILTVPVTTGHGGVSHVLVAVWRDPQHELDPVLRTTAVAIAGRAARELAAPVADCATPVHAAG
- the wecB gene encoding non-hydrolyzing UDP-N-acetylglucosamine 2-epimerase — encoded protein: MAENLTGKVAVVFGTRPEIIKLAPVLLALGADGHPVFTGQHYDAELTDAVFRSCGLPVTAPTLAGVGGGTRAQQVATMVDQLSQLFTRSRPRAVVVQGDTNTTNAGAQAGHYLGIPVVHVEAGLRSHDRAMPEETNRLLVSALADVHCAATPENARNLLDGAVPAEAVFVTGNPIVEAVANLLPDEAEGARLLAAHGLPERFVLATVHRPENTDDPARLGALLDGLGRLGSPVALPLHPRTRKALATWGTAVPAAVQVLPPVDYRTFLAFTRSASLLVSDSGGLQEEVTVLKKPLVVVRTSTERPESVAAGFSVLSEPEHLVEHAERMSSPQVLARLAATPSPYGDGLASQRIATLARGGALTPQTA
- a CDS encoding glycosyltransferase family 2 protein, which codes for MDSVHLGLALLNTAAFVLCVLFLSYVITVLRPFLRNREVELGDRADFDWHILIPCLDEETVIVGTVQHLLDNFPEATVWCIDDDSRDHTHELITWLATRHEKVRVVSRRPPEARKGKGEALNDAYRRICAEVPADGDRSRVVVGVVDADGRLEQFCPDVVAGPTLFGDPTVGAVQVQVRITEDVDALVGTDLDRLVGSRARTRGDHVLVRLQDLEFAGPIAAMQFLRRRTGSVAMGGNGQFTRLTALDDVARDNGTPWHGALLEDFELGLHVLLAGHRTEYCHDTFVAQDGLSEVGPLLRQRTRWSQGNIQCLRYLWRVLNSERISISGALEIAHYMWVPFSQVFGSVVFPLTSIVTLYYAFSDPQGADRWLLAGAWGLIPLGLLFGVLPHALWGFFYRSHCGTFVTRRGALWMAVANIGYGYLLQICAWRALFRVLKGHTEWHKTARTHDRPVANTPIPSPLPSS